The genomic interval ggctgcagtAGCAGCCTAGCCACATAAAGCAAATTTAACGAAtgatttcacaaaaaaattcatttccaaATATGTAAATACAGATATCAAACATACCTGTTTATCTAAACCACTCATAGGAGGAAGTAGTACCTTTCCCTCTAGGTCTTCTTACATTAAATGCCTTTTTGTCCCCAATGGCTGCCCTGCCTCTAAAAACTGTCACCTCCTTCCACCCCAGCCCCCCTCACAAGACCTGCAGTATGTGCCTTTCAGCCTGTGCATGGTGCACAGCAACATAAAATGAAGTCCAGCCAGCCAAATAGGACTGAAGGCTTCTTAAAAGCTGACTCTTTGACACTGGGACTCTTGATTTATTAGTGGGTTATGCTGCGCTGTGGAAAGAAGAGTGGAGTCATTTCAAGTTCTTCTATAAAGTTTCTTTGGTCAAAGGCTTGAAAACTGTTTTGAGCAGGTACTCTGAGATAAGTATTTGCTCAGCAGAGGGCCAGAGATGGTTACAAGAGGGATAAAGGTGTGCGTTTCGTTTGCTCTTTTGTTATTCAAGATGAAGCACGGCATGTCCAATTGCTCAAGTGTTTGCTAGTGTTGTGTTGTTGATGATGTTCAGGTAAGTTGTGCTCCAGCTACAACTGCACCCTTCCTATTGTGATACTCAAGACAGCCAGTTTGACACATCATTattggaaaaaattatattttggaaGAACTCACTACAGAAGGTGACAGAATTCCAAAAATCaaattacatgaaaatataCATCGCCATTTTCTTTGTACATCAGGTGAGGAAAACTCTCAAGTAGAAGGCAAAGCAGATGAAGGGCCACAGAAAAGAGTAAAGGAGGGAAACTATTTTTGATACCAAACCCAGAAGTTAGTCATTTGAAAGCCTACAGATGTGCATGCTCAAACTCAACCTTGAGAAAAAACAAGCCTCCCCCCCACACACCCCACCCCACAAACAGGCAATGAAAAAGGCAAACCAAAAATTTCACCCATAAAAAGCAGCTCATTCCTATCTTGGACTAACTTAGTCAACCAAACTTCCAAGAGAAAGCACTCAAGTCCTTGGAAGTTAAAAATCTATCAGGCTGCTCAAGGGTGCTCCATGGCCAGTTTTATTGCTATACCAAATTCAAGAAGGATGAGTAATTGGGTTTAAAAAAggggtgggaagaaaaaaaagcacctttgAGACTACAAAGGTCATCATAAAAGAAGACACAAGTAATTGATAGCAAATCCTTTCAGGGTTTAATTAGGAAAATTGTAAGTTCTGATGGGGGAAATAAAAGGGACCACATttccaaaaaccaaaaaaaaaaagaaaaaaaaagaaaaaaaaagagatactAAACTTTAATAAgcaagaaattttaattaagcCTCAGTGGgtcaaaggaaaattaaagtgggaggaaaaaaaaaccaaaaccaaaaaaaccaacttagTATCCTAATTGGTTTTGACATGCTTCACAAgttgctgttttttttaaactcaggaAACAATGAATAGGGAGAGAAAAAACCTGCTAAAATCTTTAGAATTTACACAATTCTATCCCTAACTACAGACAGCATTATTTGGTACAATGTGTATTTGTGGATGTACATGAACAGTATATATATTATCCGGATCATGTTGTGCTATGTACACATCTTTACAATTCTTCCTGAAGGTTAAAGCAGTTCATTAGATTTCAAAATGCGTAATCATCTTGTGTTGGCACTTGTTAGGCTCTTGTCAGCATTGATAACTGGCATGTTTTATTGCAGCCCAGTTCCAGCCAGTGTTTGCCAACTTGTAACAACAGAAGTCCAGCAATAGGTGGGTagagtgcaggaaaaaaaacagtgccATGTTTCTCAATTGGAGACCTGCAAAGAAATCACaggtattaaaataaaacccctcctcaccctcagtTATTTTCAAGGTGTTAATTAGTTTTTCAAGCTCAAGAAGATTAACTATTACTTGTTCAAGAGCTTCACATACCTCTGAACAGAAGATGGATAAATCCAAACTCATCACCTGAGAAAGACTGGAGTTAGTTCAGCACACTGTGTGTCCAAGCTCAATTATCAGACTTTCTGGCTTCTGTAACTCGTGTTGCTTGTCGAGTGCGCAGCGTGTAAAGCTTTGATTATTCACACGCAGGGCTAAACGTGGCAGATTTATCACTGAAAAGCCTGGGCATTACTTACTGTGAgaggcagtggcacagcagtGCTTAGCAAGCACTGACACCACAGCCCCCAGTCACACTGGGCTGGTCTGAAACCAGCTGTGGCCCCTTCTCATCCAATTCCCTGCCCATCGCTCACTTGGGAGGAGTCACCAGACTTAGAAAAGCTTTTGCCTTCCAGAAAAGCAACACAGCcaattacttaaaatatttgtcaaGAGCATTGTTTCACTATAGCTAAGTTCAACATGGCAACGGAGCTGAGGTTAGTTAAGGATACTCTGGAGTGTTACTCACAGTTACTCCCTTTCtccaagacaggaaaaaaaaagtcagcagcATTAACAATTCTTGCACTCCAGTTATAGGCAGCTGTACAAGACTTTCTGTTCCTTTGCTTAGTCTTTTGATCAATATCAAGCATTTTTCATGCTTAATCCATACTGGAGAAAGTTCCTTTCAATCAAGCATTTCTGCAAAGAGGGTCTGCAGAACTCATTTGTCACAGATGGACCTTCCCCCAACCCCCCATGTTTACAAAGGGTAAGAAAGGAACTCTCTCCTGTAcaactgtgattaaaaaaaactacCCAGCAGAAGAATGTAGTAAGCTGCTCTGGTTCAGTCTGAACTACATACCGTGCCATATTTCTGTCCCTGTGAATTACGTACACTGTAGGTAACCTGTAAATATGGATTTGGGGTTTGCCAGCCAAATGGGTCAGAGCAGTTTATTTGCCAAACCAACCATTAAGAAAAGGCAGCTTCAACATGaagttctgttttgctttgaaaagcaaGAGTGGGAAATTATTAGCTCATGGAGGAAGTTTTTCCTTGGCATACCCCAGATAAAGTGACCAAAGGCCAGGGATTTAAGGGCCATGCTTTAATACTGAGCTTTCTACGAgaggttattaaaaaaaaaaaaaaagtcccattAAAACTGAGATGGGATTGTGTAAATTAGATTAAGTATCTTGAGTCAGAAGCTCTTTAATAGCGTGGCAGATAATGCAAATATCACATCAGCTACTCGCAGGTCAAAACTTGTCCAAGCTCAGATATGCCACAGTTCAGTTTCCAAGCAGAACTCAGCTGGTTTTATGAAGCTATTCCCAAGCCTTCCTCACTAAAGATGTTTTTTGGACTGCTGAAGAGAATACCACCTTTCTTGATATTATTGACTGGTAATATCTCAATTTGATGctttctgctgtgccaggagactTATGTTAAAACTCCCACAGATACCTGAAACAAACCCTTCTCAGTGGTTCCTGACAACCTCACTGAAGTCTCATTTAACTCCTATGTGCAACATGCCACCAACATCTGCAAGATAATCCACAACTCCTGAGATAACAAGACTTTCAAGATGCTTTTAGGATTCTAGTAAGTGTTCTTCACAGTAATGAATATCAAGGAATTGTCACCCCCTTCTATTACAGCTCCAGTAACCTCTAAGTGCCATTAATAAAGGAGGATGAATTCTGATAAAGAGAAGTTCAACTTCTGAACAGCATAAAACACAAGAATACAAGAGAAGTTCCCCAATTTTGGCAGAACAGGCTGTCAAGTGCACTTAAGTTCTTTTAGTCTTTAGTACTGCATACAGCCAAAGAGCTTCACTGAGATCATGCAGCTGGGAAGAAAGGTCTGGGAGTTTCTCTTAGCTTTTGAGGGGGAGAAAAATAGTTCAGCAACACTTAAGCAGGAAATCCTCAACTCAGGTAACTGACTCATCTTGAGAAGGATACTTACCCTGAAAAAAGTGAAGCTACTAGCTGCTGAATAAGTGTCACTCAAAAGCAGTTTCTTGGCTTTTTCTTACACAGCGGgcaacttttcttttaaattctccATTTCTGTCTTCTCTCCATTCTTTCTGTAATTGAATAGACAGCTTTCAGATGTCAGTCCTACAACAAGGAGTTGCACAAGCTCTAGGAAGACTCTTGTTGTTTATGGTTTCAGACATTAGCCATCTAGTCAACACCTGTATTTGCTTACAATCCCTGAGCTCCTCACTGAAAACCTGTGATACTCAGGACTTTCTAAAGTTTGCTCTGGgtttctgtgccagctgcttACAAGACAGTGAGGATGTAATTTTCCCCTTGGATTTTAGGCACACTCCAAGACTAACCTGGTGGCTTACCAGTATTTCACACTGCCTGTGCTAAAATCTATTTGCTTCAGCCTGCAAAGTAGCAGCAAACTCAACCTGTAGACCACAAGCTGTTGTTATGTGTTAGAGACAGTGTCTTTAACTGCAGTGGTGAAAAAGGTACACAGGTACTGTGGAGCCAGCAGTTaccctgagatttttttaagacaGCTTCAGTTCCCTTCAATCTAGCCAGGACACTCCAGGACAGAAATACAGAAGTCACAGTATCTAGAAGAGGCACAGCAGTGTCCTTCGAAAGCAAACACCTCCTAGTTAGATATGGCTGTAAGACACTGGCTCTGTGAGAAAGACCTCAGGAGAATACTCAGCTGACCtacagggctgctctctgcgACAGGGATCTGCTTTCAGAACTGCAGAGATGAAGAGCCAAGATAAAGATGAGCAGGAAGATGGGTAAGAGGGAAGTCTGAACCCAGAGATGCACACATCAAGGTATCACAAAAACCTACACGAGAAGTGCAGCCAGGTTTGTTTTGTGCCAGGCTCACAAGGAGCTCAGATGAAAGCACAGGAGCATCAGGTGTGGCTAAGATTGATGTGCTGGGTACTGCCTTCCAGTCAGAGGTGGTGGGGAACATATAAAGAACCCCTTATTTCATTAAGTTTTACAGTTCTTAGTTTCAGATACAAGCAATATATTCTTACTGCAGGGGTGAGGGAAGGGgttaaaaacccccacattGCCTCAGGTGAAACAATCTAGCACACAACACCTTTTCACCCCCACCTGGAGTGAAGGTTGTAGTACATTTGAGTGATTAATGGCATGCCCTAACATTCATCACCTCCAAGCTCACCTAAACAATCAGCATGTTGGACAGCCCAGCACGTCTTAACTTTCCTATGAAAGCACAAATAAGGCTACTAATTagtttgttctttttcagcAATTCATGCAGCAAACATTTGGTTCCTTGGACTGGGACATAGGACAGCTTACACAAGATGGCTTAAAGCCAAGAAAAGCATTGAATTTGTGCCCTCTGAGCTTCAGAgccttatttttgtttctacttTTGCTATTTGTAGTTCTATGAATTGTTCAGATTTGAATAGAAAGCAAAGTTTCCAATTTGACAGCTGATTCtccaaaaatgtaattttaggTCATGAactgttctgtttgtttttcaaagtatCTATTCAGGTTCCTAATCCTCATTTTTCTCCCACTCCAAAAGACAGTACTCCACCATGCATAGTCCATTTTTTCTGAAGGCAGGTATATCCCCTGCTCCCATAATCCTGTGAATTGCCTGTAACACCTTATTCACTAAACTCACTTAAAAGCAGAAACTACTGACAGCAGACAAAGTATTTCCTAGTAACTGCCAAATTTTATTGCTGTACTAAACACAGGAACTGCTGATTCTTCATTACCCTGAGTATGTTTCTTGCTAATATGAAGAGATCTACaatccagcaggaaaaccaactgccccagcagcacttcAAAAGTTCCTTGAAACACATAATGCCACAGTCAAAAATAGTTTCGAGCATCCAAAGTGATGCCTCAATACTATCTTCAgtcaaatttgaatttttttgttctttcatgcTGGGCGAGGAAAAGGTGGTTTAATTTTTGACCTTTACCCTAAggcaaatttattttgtgtctaactttcctaaggaaaaaacccaaaaaatataaaaatataaaaaacccaTTCCTGAAGTAGTTGTCAGAATGGGGCACAATACAAAAAGTCTCATGGCAGGAATGTGACAAGCACAGCTAAAAACATGTGCTTTCTCCAGGGTTAGGCCAGCCACACTCAACATACACGAGTCTGTGAACTGAGGAATTCTAACTGCACTTTCAGCATTTCATTAACAACTTGCTCCTCCCGGTGCTCTCAGCAGGAAATGTCCATGTTTCCTGGGTGTTTGTTTCCACCAGCAATATGACACAAAAAGGGGAAGTCCAACACTTAGAAAGGATAAATGAGGAAATTGTTCAGTgtaactttttgtttgttttctgttttcttcccattaAATTTGTTCCACGAGTCTGTTCCCATAATGATTTTTCAGAGAGCTCAACCACCTTTGAAAATACTCACAACATAGCAGATCAAAGGCTCCAGGAAACTACTAAACTCCCACCCACTTTGTGAAGGTATAGTTTGGCTGACAGAACAGGTTAACATTCCTTTACAAAACTCTGCCATCTCAGAATCCCATCTCCTTCCTCACTCCCACAGTTAAAAAGAGCTAGAACATCTCTTTTGTGAGAAGACAACCCTCACTGCTCCACTGCAATTCAAGAGCATGTCAGTGTTATGTCAGATGAGCAGGGCCTGAAGTCTGTCCCCCTATGCCCTTCCAGAACTGAgaccttttttctctccccaccacatttttcatttattttatattttgctcTAAACCCAGCTCTTCTAGAGAGCTGACAGCCGTgtttatacacacacagagcacaggccATGGTCCAGAACACTGTGCTGCAGCAAACACTTCCATCTCACACCTGCAGATTCACCCTGGTCTTTGGCTGTAAATCAGACCATTTCTCCTCACTCCTGAGCCAGTCAGTCTAGTCTGGGACAACCCTCCCTGTTAAGTTGAAGGTCAGATACCCAGTAAAGCCTTTGAGTACCTTCCCAGAGCACAGACCTACACAGTCAAAGCTACTGCTCTAATCCATGGGACAGGCAGACTGCTCTAAACAAGTGAAAGGAACTTCCCAGGGCTAATTAGTAGTTTTGTCTGACAACATCACTGCTTTTCCCAACACAATGGTAGCCTTAGCCTGTGACAGAAAAGGTTCTTCCCAAAGTAACTGTTTGCTAAGCCAGAAACAGAACTCCATTGCAAGGTTTCTACATTGAAGACAATTGGCAGACCAAGGAAAGCCTTACCGCTGCATCAACATTAGCAGGAGAATCACCATTGGGATCTGCCAGCATAGAAATAACACTAATCATTATAGTTTCCACTGTGTGAATGGGAAGCCAGCGTTCCTCAGGTTTTTCATAGCCATAtttgtcttctccaggctcaTGAAGAATTGAAATGCAGACATCGCCGTTCTTGTCAACTACAAAACAGAACAAGGCATATTTCAGTCATGAACAACAAGCTGGCATTTCTTCAGGACAGTCATCAACTGCTCATCTTCATTCCATCTACTCTGAAACACTGCTAGTGAAAACACTTTATAAAGAGGGAAAGCAATTAACTATTGCAGAACCTCAACTGGAATAAACAGGCTTGGTGGAAGTCTGAAGGTGCCTGGACTCCTGACAGAGAGGGCACATGGGGAGGAAGGCCTCAGTCTAAAATCAGGCTACAACTCTCAAGAATGTTTATTTAGACAGGCTTCCACTACAGCCTTTTCTGTTAAGTTCAGCAAACTCAAGAGTGACTTTTTTCCACAGCAACAGCATCAGCTGGATATTACTGGAACATATTGAAATATGATTTAAACTGCTGGAATTAGAAAGTGCCTGACAAGTACTCTGGTATTTCCAGAGCTGAAACTGACACAGCATTAAAATATTCCCTGTCCTTTTGATGAGAgcaccatctcctcccaccttGCAACATCTACAGTTTCTGAAGttgaagaacatttttctttcccagtaaaaccatcttctgttttatttcaccTTCCCATCCAATCTCCATCAGTCCATAGGTAAATGAGACATTAGGAGAAGTTTCCTTTAGAGAGACtaaaagatttcttttcatgCTTCACTAGATGAGGACAACCTTGGGCTTT from Motacilla alba alba isolate MOTALB_02 chromosome 19, Motacilla_alba_V1.0_pri, whole genome shotgun sequence carries:
- the UBE2G1 gene encoding ubiquitin-conjugating enzyme E2 G1 — translated: MTELQSALLLRRQLAELNKNPVEGFSAGLIDDNDLYRWEVLIIGPPDTLYEGGVFKAHLTFPKDYPLRPPKMKFITEIWHPNVDKNGDVCISILHEPGEDKYGYEKPEERWLPIHTVETIMISVISMLADPNGDSPANVDAAKEWREDRNGEFKRKVARCVRKSQETAFE